One Heteronotia binoei isolate CCM8104 ecotype False Entrance Well chromosome 20, APGP_CSIRO_Hbin_v1, whole genome shotgun sequence DNA segment encodes these proteins:
- the TEKT5 gene encoding tektin-5 translates to MEFLGTTQTASYCGPRKSCLLPEVAPTSISQDSYRAYYLPGYRYLSSWRPSLFYKVSSFRPKDEGQGGWRLSAPLRPPTVLPAMRSSLYARYSPHDWFNANRALFQGSEAYRHWAGRLNADSGRLMQDKDQLTRRQQEDSGKNLGQRLSDIDFWRSELTYELERLVTETRALDTAKRRLECAADEAQGPLQVALECLYCREKRMGIDLVHDDVEKNLIQEVDLIKLCQEKMRKLAERIEQQLNINRDAQHALERDLGDKSSAHFIDEKCYNLRNTSDSINYYHGVEKIDGTVSVPETWAKFSDDNIRYSQNARSNSTLLRQETDHTLESTSEDMWRQYTDTNLAFDNRISEVAEAKNKLQAQLAKTLQEIFQTENTIMLLERAIMAKECPLKVAQTRLEARTWRPNMELCRDVPQFKLVNEVFTIDDTLQTLKLRLREAQDTLQLLILNKARLEHDLLVKANSLFIDKEKCMGMRKTFPSTPRLVGYT, encoded by the exons ATGGAGTTCCTCGGAACCACCCAGACGGCCAGCTACTGCGGCCCCAGGAAAAGCTGCCTGCTTCCAGAAGTGGCTCCGACAAGCATCAGCCAGGACAGCTACAGGGCCTACTACCTCCCTGGCTACCGCTACCTGAGCTCCTGGAGGCCCAGCTTGTTCTACAAGGTGTCTTCCTTCCGCCCCAAGGATGAAGGGCAAGGGGGCTGGCGCCTCAGTGCCCCGCTGCGGCCCCCCACTGTGTTGCCCGCCATGCGGAGCTCCCTGTACGCCCGCTACAGCCCCCACGACTGGTTCAACGCCAACCGAGCCCTGTTCCAAGGCTCAGAGGCCTACCGCCACTGGGCCGGCCGGCTGAACGCCGACTCGGGGCGTCTGATGCAGGACAAGGACCAGCTGACCCGGCGGCAGCAGGAGGATTCTGGGAAGAACCTGGGCCAGAGGTTGTCCGACATCGACTTCTGGCGCTCCGAGCTGACCTATGAGCTGGAGCGGCTTGTGACCGAGACCCGCGCTCTGGACACCGCCAAGAGGCGCCTGGAGTGCGCGGCGGATGAAGCTCAGGGCCCCCTGCAG GTGGCTTTGGAATGCTTATACTGCAGAGAGAAACGGATGGGGATCGACCTGGTTCATGACGATGTGGAAAAGAATCTAATACAG GAAGTTGACTTGATCAAGTTGTGCCAAGAGAAAATGAGAAAACTGGCAGAAAGAATTGAGCAACAGCTAAA CATTAACCGAGATGCCCAGCATGCCCTCGAGAGGGACCTAGGAGACAAAAGTTCTGCCCATTTCATCGATGAGAAGTGCTATAACCTGAGGAACACATCTGACAGCATTAACTACTACCATGGCGTAGAAAAAATCGATGGGAC AGTCTCCGTCCCCGAAACGTGGGCGAAGTTCAGCGACGACAACATCCGGTACTCCCAGAATGCCCGGTCCAACTCGACCCTCCTGCGCCAGGAGACGGACCACACCCTGGAGAGCACCTCTGAGGACATGTGGAGGCAGTACACTGACACCAACCTGGCTTTCGACAACCGCATCTCGGAGGTGGCCGAGGCCAAAAACAAGCTGCAGGCACAGCTCGCCAAG ACCCTGCAAGAAATATTCCAGACCGAGAACACGATCATGTTGCTGGAAAGAGCTATAATGGCCAAGGAATGCCCGCTCAAAGTGGCACAGACCCGTCTGGAAGCGAGAACATGGAGGCCCAACATGGAGCTTTGCCGGGACGTCCCCCAGTTCAA GCTGGTGAATGAGGTCTTCACCATCGATGACACGCTGCAGACCCTAAAGCTGCGTCTGCGCGAGGCCCAAGACACCCTCCAACTGCTGATCCTCAACAAGGCCCGGCTGGAACACGACCTCCTGGTGAAGGCAAACTCCCTCTTCATTGACAAGGAGAAGTGCATGGGCATGCGCAAGACCTTTCCCAGCACCCCCCGCCTGGTGGGCTACACCTGA